The Ischnura elegans chromosome 10, ioIscEleg1.1, whole genome shotgun sequence genome contains the following window.
gaaaaaatcgtggatctacgttgaataataacggagatattagttttgtcaagcttttttcgatttccgcccactgtgtgCAGCGGGACTGCCTTAAATTTGTAAATAGAGGGCTGGCTATTAGCCAAAACATgctaatattagaaaaaaaataaaaattaaccgaTGAATTAGTTGATGGTCTTCTTTCGATATTCAAAGTATATCAACCtaagaaaattaaacaaaaatattacacaaaatcTGGCCCATAATGACTGGGTCAATGAAGAAAACCCGAAAATTGAGTAAAAAGCTCGATGGGTGTTGGCCACGACACTTGGGCAAATTTTTCCGCGCACCTGATGCCGGGCGCGGCAGAAGAGGCGACGGCTGGAAACAAGTGGGTGCGGCAAGTGGATGCAGATATGCTGGGTGCGGGAGAGGATAACGTGCGATGTGACGCGGGCGAATCGCTAATGCGACCGCCGGCGCCGCCATGGCAGGGTTCACCCAGGGTATTCGGGGCAGACGCGGGACTAGGGGGCGAGGGGAAGGGTGTGGAAACCCACACGGTCCCTTGAACAACCACAAGCCATCAAGGCGAGGGTGACCGTCGATCCAAGTTCCGCGACGTCCAACGCTAACATGGCATCGCTGCCCACCGATGGGTCGTCTGaacgggagaaaaaaaaacggcTGCGAAGCCAAACCAGCCACAAACGAGTCGAACATAAACTGCAATACTAATTTATGACCGTTTCCCAGTAACCAACGGCaggtaaaacaaagaaaaactgtATAATTTACACGATTATTTTTTACTCAAGTTTTAGTAATGTTGTACCTATTGGGTTGTAAGGTTGTCCTTAGAATTTTTAATAGAACATTCAACATTTACATTTTACTATAGGCTCTCATAGATCATGATGATGTTTtccttgtcgctctgaaagatgtcCATTCTTAATGGCTAATGCAACTcaagcctagcacgtagccttAGAGTCTTAAGCAGCTACCAGCCTAATTCACGTTATAACTGTGTAACAGGAGAGAAGTTTCCTAAAATGTGTTAAAGATCGGTTATTCAAAAACAAGGAGGTGGAGTACTTGATTAAAAAGTTTGAGTAAAGGTTATTCTCTGATATATTGTTGTTGTATCGAGTTTTTTGTGCTccagcaaatgttttttttcctgatttacttATGTTTAGatttgaaatttactttcttgcCTCATCTCACATCTCGTTAAACAAAGagagatgtttccttaaaatgtaatagattggtcatttgaaatcaagaaaattatttttttgtgttgattttgtgattcagcaaaactgcagtgtgttatgtacttcgtgttatgtagctaatatcttaaaagagcgacttttgaagagtcggttatccccaaacaggaattatcctaaggggggcctaatgttccttttttatgtaaaaaaaatttgtattacTCAAGTTCTgtatattatacaaggaataaatttcaatttccattttcctttcattCGTTATAGTTTTttcgaatcgcgcagctttccttaaTTCACAGATTAAAGACTTTCCTGATGCTAAGAATGGCTACTGGTGTCacccttcaattttttaaactgaagCCATTTATTTAGGCCCGTTTCTTGTAAAAATCTGTCTTAACGATACCATAGCACATTTTATGTCAACAAAGATAAGGTTTTTCCAGTCCACAGACTTTATTGTTAAAACTTGCAACGCTTGCATTTTACTACAGGCTCTAATGGATCATTCCCCTCCACGCTTTAGCAAAACTCGTGTTGAGTAAAGCGTTGTCAAAAATGTTACCATTTACAATCGGGGGTTTCAAGGAAATCAGCATAATGTCAACTGCATCTAATGCAGTCGACaagaaattccaaaatatttatttattataaaaaattaactcctttttaacatttcatttcaatttaaatattattcctttttatccCTTAAttagtgacgtgcaattcttgttacactaccagtgacgtgcggtcggggagaccgcaataaaataaaaattcataatacgctgtaaagtcatttttattgcttagtttaatgtttcttcgACTTCTCAActgttataaaacttatatttaatgctatgcattcccaatacgaaccaactttttcagtaaaaactgttatttgaaacaggaacAAAAAACTGAAATCAAAAGCACTtgagtttttattattatggtactttcccagtaaacacaatgagttgcagcaacgttgcagtcaggttgcacgaggttgcagaggttgcagggctgttgaggtctctttgcaacgtcctggcaacgttgcagacaggttgcacgaggttgcagagctactaaggtctctttgcaacgttgcagacaggttgctttgcaacgtccttacaacaattttccctccttcattgaaatatgaaaatattgagttaaaagaaTAGGTAATAGTTCCTGCGCTAAAATGAGGCCGAAGcttcaaagtttttaatttttgctaacgATTTCTCCCTACGTGTCGAAAAACTATGAATGTGTTGAGCTTTACTCCGAAAATGTACGCACATTTCAGCTCCTTTCGTTTTGGTTTCTATAGCAAATGTTCCATACATGGAACGTTTGTATTATCGCCGAGGCTTGAAAAACGCTTTGCCGGACAAGTGGAATAAAAATTAGTGGAATTTTTGTTCCGCGATGCGAACTTTTAAATGCGAAGGTAATACCGTTTCAAAATACCGATACCTAAAATCACGTTGTGCTTGAGTGTTGTCTTCTATATTCATCTTTCGttataattactatttaaattatcCCGGTAATGTGTAGTTCATCTCTGACTCAACTGTTTTTTGCTTAACGCTGTTTTGTTTTTTCGCTTTTCCTCTTCCGGTTGCGACCTTTAAAGCTGCAGTGTCTCGTGCGAAGTTGTGTTCATCGAATCCTGAAACAACATTACCACTATTACCTCTATCTCCTGATTACTGACCGCCTTCTCTTGGATTTTGATTTCTGGACGTAATATTGTATCTGTTTGCTGTATTATTTTGAACCACGCCTGTCTGGATTACGATTTTTGGTGTCACTCGGTGAGTGGAGTGTTCGCTGCGACTTCTGGCCTGAAATATTGCTGTTTCAACCCTTGGGCTCGATCTTCCAATCGATAATGAAGGTAAGTTTTTTCGTAATAGGTAATTTTTAGGTTATTGGTAGACATGCAGTCaccttattttatatattttggggTTTGGATTTCAGATTGCCATGTGATAGCGCTTATTTACCATTACGTGCACACGGTTGGTTCCCGGTACATATTTAATCAGGCCCAGGACATATTTAAGTTTATACAAAATGCCAAAAGCTTCATATAAAAAGATCACCGATTTAAGTGCGCGACAATATCGGCGTAGATTTCAGCCTCCAGCTCCTCGTACGCCTCAAAGTGATTTAACGGAGTGTAATGAATGTATACCATCTACAGTCGTCATTCCAGAAAATTCAGACCACCAAGGTCCATCGAATGCTGCCATAGATGTTATAACAAGTGATGAGGAGCTCAATGTCTCAAGTCTTAGTGGTGACACGAGTCCTTATGATTCTGACATTAATCCGACCGAAGTAGAATCACTAGCGGATGAATTAAGAGTGTGGAGCGACAAAGTACCGCAGCATAAGGTTACGGAATTGCTGAAACTGTTAAAGAAACATTCTTGTTTTGCTGCACTTCCTACGGATGCGAGAGCTCTCCGTAAAACACCACGCACATTAGCCATCAGAAAAGTAACCAATggcgaatattttcattttggtgTTCTGAATGCCTTAAGAAATATACTCGTTGGAGATACGATTGTCGAGGGCAGTGTAATAGAGCTCCAAGTAAATGTTGACGGACTGCCACTTTCAAAGAGTTCCCGCAGCCAGTTCTGGCCAATTCTGATGTCGGTGATGTCTATGGAAAAGCCCTTTCCTTTTACTGTCGGCATTTTTTGGGGATACTCGAAGCCGAGTTCCCTTAATGAGTACCTTTATGATGTGGTGGAAGAATTGAAGGCATTGGTCGACCAAGGGGCCTGCATTGGAAATGTAATGTATTccttcaaaattcattctttcgtGTGCGATGCACCCGCCAGATCGTTTTTGAAGCAAGTTAAGGGCCATAATTCATACTATGGTTGTGAAAAATGCGTTGTTGAGGGACAGTATGTAGAGAGGAGAATGGTATTTCTTGATACTAACTGCACCAAGAAAACAGATCACTCATTTCGAGAGAAATCGCATGAAGAATCCCATACTGGTGTCTCGCCCTTGGAAAAACTTCCAATAAATTTTGTATCAGATTTCCCGTATGACTATATGCACTTGGTTTGCTTGGGTGTAGTCAGAAAAGTTTTCCATAGCTTTCTCAGTGGTCACAAAAATGTTAGACTCAGTGCTTCCAAATTGAAGGAGATCGATGTTATTCAGATGCACATAGCAAAATACACATGCTACGAGTTTCAGCGAAAACCCAGAATGCTGCGTGACATTTGTCACTGGAAAGCAACTGAATTTCGGTTATTTATAGTGTACACAGCCCCGCTAATTATGAAAGTAGTCAATGAGGAAGTCGCTACTCATCTTCTTTGTCTTTATGCTGGTGTTCGCATTCTGTGTTCCCAGAAGTACCTTGAGGATAAGGACTTGCTGGATTTTGCTCGGAAGAGTTTGAGGTACTTTGTGGAGGCCTTTCCTGATTTTTATGGTGTTCACAATTGTACATATAATGTTCATGGCATCATTCATTTAGTCGATGATGCTATTAAGTTTGGCCCATTGGATAAGTTCAGCTGTTTTAGCTATGAAAATCACCTCCAGAAGCTGAAAAGAATGGCGCTAAACACACGACTTCCCTTACAGTCAGTTGCCCGCCGGATTACAGAAAGTATGGACCTATACAGTCATGAGCATCACTGtgtaaaggagaaaaaagattcGGAGAAGAAACTTAGTGCTGTTCCTTTACATATTAACTGCTCTTCTCCACTGTACAACTATGTTTACACTAAATTTGGACGGATTGGAAATGGTGCCGACAGTTGTGTTATTCTTAAATCCggtgaaatttttctcattgagacAATAGCAACAGTGGATGATGGTGTTTGTTTTGTAGGcaggaaatatctttttaaagACTCATTTTTTACAAAACCACTAAATTCTGACTTAATTGGTGTGTATAAAGTGAAAGACTTGAGTGACAAAGAGGAAGTAATTAGTGAGAACGACTTTTTGAATAAGGCTGTTCATATTCCTATAGTTGACTGTGACTATGTTTTCGTTGTTACAATAATTCATTCCCtgtgggaatgaaataatttttaaaggttaGTTGAAAAGATATTGCAGTGTGTTTCACGAATTTCACTCTTTCCGATGGACTGATTTCcattatatgatattttattcctttccaGGAATGGGTTGTGGTGGAGTTTGCGGAGACGAAGGAGTGCAAGGCAATCCCAAGTTCTTGGTTGTCGGAATCTAAGGAGGAATGTTTCTTCCCCCCCTCAAGTCTTCCGGAGCGGGAGGTTCGCTTTTATATTAAATCTTGTGTGGCAGCAAAAAAAGAATGGCCTCAATACCAGGTCCGCCATTTTGCCCAAAGCATAACAGgtgtgttattttattttgccagATGCTGTGGGTTTGTGGATTTGACTCTGAACAATTATATTTAAGCTTATTTACGTAAATTATATATAAGCATATTATAtagttattattagtattatatatATTAGCGTAAATTATATTTAAGCTTACTAACATTTAACCATTTCCAGGGGAATTTATAAAGGCTGTTGAGTTAGAGAAGGATGCAGTTGATACGTCAGACGTCGATGCCCACCGTCCTTTGGGGCGAGGTTATCGTAAAAGGAAAGCTGCTATCATTGATAGTGATGAAGAAAGGTTTACCAAGAAGACTCCGGGCAGAATTAGGAGAAATTGTAAGTCGCTTTTTAAAGACATCATATGACTGAATTAAGAATGAAGAATGCAATGCTTAAGCAAtaaatcatggatgtaaataaacATCTGAAAGTATTGTATGCGAGAAAATCTTTTCATATGAATAACTTGTTCTCTCATTATCAGTCTCTGACAGTGATGATTCATCTCCTGAGAGATGTGAGAGGCGCATCTCCACCATGACCCCTCCAGTGTTTTCACCTAGTCAGAGTAagtttctttcaaatatttcagttttttgtaCTGATGCCTACGACAGTTAGTGGGACATTAATCTTTACAATATCAGGTGGCACTGTATCTTTTTAAAGTagtggaaatttttataaatcatcgttaataataaattttgcttagtgGAACTGTTAAATTCTCGAGAAGTCCTATGTAAGTGGTGGCCCTACTGTCAAGGTTTACCATATTCAATCTTGAATAGCAAAGAttctttcatagaaatattctggCTGCATCTCTGGGACTTCTAtaaaattaacaagtaaaatgGCACTTGCAACTTTCAAGCGGGTGTTTGGTGGGTGTAGAGATGTTTAAGTCACGTGATTCGAGTGCTTCCTCTTTTTGACACCCCTCACCAATCGCaggggtgcttgaattcttccaGCAGGTTAAAGCCATTTCACACGGGGTACGTAACGGCACAATCTGATGCATGTATGAAGGTACAGTCAAAATTGTGGCGTGTAAGAGGTTAGAATTATGATGAAAGTGAGCGATTTTGTAGCTTTATATCATGTGAGGATGAtgatattaatagtaaaaaatcaattgactatacttaatcaatattttcaatgacattgtTTCCTTGTGGTTTGTGTTTATAAATTTGGTCAAGTCTCCCTTCgctatttcattatttatcattacATCGCTCGAGTGATTCCCTACTAACATATAGGTAACATGCAAGCAGTAAGGagttatatttcttatttattttcttgaattattagcCCTGACTGTTAGTGTTGCGCACTTGCCATTTCCTTTTGCATTTTCATAGGTTGCATTAGTGCATTGTCTATTTTGGCCTAGCTTTCAAAATTGTTTACTCTGAGGTAAATCTTGTGTTAGacaatgtatgtatatatttgatgTATATGAAGTCTTTCTTCTTTCTAGGAGCTTCACCATCCCCACCAGCCTCATGCCTTAAAACTGAAGAGGGGGGAACAACTCGGAGGGAAGGTAAGTTCTCAGAAATTactctatgaaatgtatttccttCTTAATTTATACTTTCATGTCATTAtcattgctgtattttgttttatattaacATTCTTTCTTTCACTAAGTATATGATTATCATTGAGGCTTTAGATTCGTGAGAGATGCTCAACTATCAGAGTTGATTACTTATTGTGTACTTTTACCTTGTAATAATTGTGTGCATAAGTAAATTTGTgtccactttttccaatttttggaCATTGGAGATAAGCTTGAATGCTCTTAATGGATAGGGTTCACAATTTGGTCTGATGGACAAGGTAGCATAGAGATGTAAAAATATGGGTATTTATTCTGTCATTTGTGGAAAATGGCATACGAATCCTGCAATGCAAAATTCACAGTTTGTTTGTCCTTGAGGCCTAATTCTTCCCTATTTTTCTGTCTCTTTTCATTTACTcaagatttgaaatattttcttagaaaatatgataattttttgccaaataattatttttatgtttggtTTTGGGAGAAACTTTTAAAGATACCTTGTGAATGCTTAAGATACCTTGTGAATGCATGGGATCTCCTCTGTGCATGCTACTTGTTTTGTCCGATAATGCTGTAGCTGCAAAGGCTTGCTACATAAGCAGTCCTGCATGgctattccactaatcgtatggccagGCCATAAGTCGAAATAACCCATAACTAAATTTTTAGCCATACCATACCATAGCCTAGCCATACCAATTGGCCCACCGAAATTAGATTCGCTGGTTGCCTTGATTTCGGGTAGGCCATATGAAACCTATGGCTTCGTTTACTGGAATAACCCTGCTAATTTCATCAGCTGACCATAACATCTTATtggttatgtgcatctatttaaaaatggccctataaaaactactgtcttaattatattatagcccatttacttctcacctttataataagatgaaaagtacattatacatttttagtaatgtaaacttcttctggtcccatagttatttctgaagacTTTCTTCAGTACTTAACGAGAATCgagaagacgcagctggaaattttaaaggaaattcgggctttgaaaagagctaagccgaactgccagatgccagatgaaagagacaacgaattattattgtcttggaaattccccatggatacaatggaggaatttgatgccctggaggtggaactcctcaaaaagccattccacgcagctctggtaaaataaaaacttttgagtgtcatttgcttgatgggcttttataagtagctatttgtgagttttttgtgttgtaaaaattcctctgatttttcagactgtagagttatgcagacGAGGTGGGAATAACATAactgagggtgttttcggcatgttatacTATCTCtttaccaataaccttggtcggaggttttcattttttggccattctaaaatgagcacaaaaaaaatccagtttagtgccaccagaacgtgtgcctgtataattggtatgttgtgcttataaaattatttcaaaatggaaactgctcaataaaactacttgtgtctaaaatccttactaaaatttaatttcagatgctttcgGTTGCAAGCCCACATTGAAAGAATATGGCTATAAGGACATCAAGGATAAGGCTATTGATTGGTTCAGGCATGCCGAGTCAAGGCATaagaggggggaggagaggaaaaagaattgtaaatgaggaaaaataaaaaaaattcatttgaaacgacgcaatttaaagtattatttattaaaggttgcatcacgttacgcttctggttgcgaagatttgtgaaaacgtagtaaggattaaattttggcagtaaattagaCGTTTTCACAACGTTGCATGAAAGTTGTTTGCCCAGTTGGTtgacgtagctgcaacgttgtggcaacctatatggtttacagaaggttgcgggcaggttgcaatcatgttatgtgtcacgttgcaaagatgttgtgaagacgttgtgaaaacgtagtacggaggacgtttggcagtaaataagacgttgtcacaacgttgcatggaactcccagttggttgccgtgagacgtagctgcaacgttgtggcaaccatttTGGTTTACAGGGTTTTTaactaagtacttaattatccacgttatggaactaaaaatgcttccttacaaattattaattgctaatattttcttgaaaaatcactaggagtttattttcaacaactttttgaattatttccaccagcattaagtttattggtttttccaatatagggacgtgaggtctcacagccCGCTACTGAAATTCAGTtgcgaattttcagaaataaataataagaaagttATGATTTTAAGATTGCTATGtccttaatatacaaaattaagacgctaacgaggattatatatattttgaaatattaattttgaaaatattcataattttagaaacgcagcggtctctcagaccgcacgtcaccggttaagggtttaCACATACCATTTCATCATATTGCCTTTTCTTTGAATTAAGAGTAAATATGATTCAAAGCaactttactaaaattatttaggATTTAGTTGATCCTTCATATTACATtcattaataattgatattttttaatccatatggCGGAGTGGTAAACTCATGCTCAAGAGAAAGATACattagagagagagaaatgaatcCACCTAGAGCTGGCAACGCTGTCATCCATCAGGTCAGTGGTAAACTTAACACGTAGAAGGGATTATGGCAAGTACTCTCCGAGAGCAGATTTTTGTCGGCCAACCACGAGCCACTGTCATCATAGCATAAGAGGAGGTCGCAATAAACTCTAACGTCCAGACCAAGCTAGCGCAGATGGGCCTCCAAAGCCTAATATGCGATGGCTAAAATGTTCACGAAGCAAGAGTACCGGGCATAAATTACGATACAAATTTAGGGTAGGCGCCCACAAAATCTGCCGCGGGAAAATAGGAGGGAGTGAGTACAGCTCGGATATATATGTACACGCCCTTCAGCGAGTGTCTTTCTCATCGGTGTCGTACATTGGTATAGACTGATTTTATGACACGAGAACTTTTATGGTGTAAAAGTTCCCGTTGTTTAAATGTTGCCTCGTATAAAAGGTCCAAGCCTGGTATAAATAAAATGTGTTGGACCTCTGTAGATTTCACCTAATggtgacgtcttacgttgaaaccatggtcgtttaaatctgtgaataaatatttcatgtgaaagcaaaaagtttcttctttttcatttttcataatgaatcgctttcacaaagttgctcatcaaaccatcaattttatggTAAGATTTAAATGAAAGGTGATCATCTTCATCTCCCTGACGTAATGCATATGGCTTAAATTtgcatactttttcaaataaactTCACCATAACTAAATGATAACAATGTATTCAGCTTcttgaagtgaatatttttaattttttacaatgataataatgattttattcctGATTAGATAAATACAATTATcatttgtaaaatgatttttttctggattATAGGTGCCCCTGTGGACAGTCTCTCCGTTTTTTAGGTTGCTGACTCAACCACCACCTcagaaaaacataaataacaaTATAGAATGAGTTTTTTACTACTACAATCACATAAGACCAATATACTTTTTGTAATTGACTGTTGTACGTTGCAAAGTATGATTATCAGCCTTGAAGAAGACTTGTGAATACGTCGAGACTTTGgcaaagcaaaaataatattttcatttcaatggagACCAACACCTCTGCAGCCaaagaaattgcaaaaaataaatgttcaaaaatacaatataaatattgGCTCGAGGAATGAACGAGCCCAAAGCGTGGTGGTGTGAATATTTTGCGGGAAACTCAGAGGTGGAAAACAAAAAACAGACGAAAGGCGAGAAAAGAGAGAAAAGCGTCAGCCGCCGCGTTCAATTAGCGCcatatttctctctccctccccagcGCCCTCGGCGGTACTGGGCCGAACCATACACGCAGAAAGACACGCGGCGATCGAGCCGGAAACTCATGTGTACGGCCAGCGGTCATCATAATTGCCAATGCGACGGAATTCCACGCTCGGCATCGGGATCCATTCTATTTCGAAAAGGAAACAAATCACTGGGTAAAGAATTTTGAGGAAAATCGGGACTGGAAAACGCTTGGAAGTTCGTGATGGGCAATGAGATTTTGTATGGAGCATCCAATGCAATAGAATAATTGAATGGGAGACACACTGTGTCCTCGCAAAAGTAGTATTCCACTATAATGAACTCTCCTCATCAgatcctttgaattattttaaatccaCCTCGTAATGAAAAAAAGACAGCGACACAAAATTTGGATTCTAATAATCAACTTGCATTATTTGTACTTTAACGTATAATAAGTCATACTTACCGATTTAAAATTGTAACTATGAAGGCTGAGAAGGTGCACTTTAGTGTCATAGCTACAAGGCTCTCAAGTAGGGAGGGAGCTCAGAGCTAACCATTCACAACGGAACAAATGCTGTACAAATATGaaccatttttttctatcaactctattctaaataaaataagGTTCATTA
Protein-coding sequences here:
- the LOC124167200 gene encoding uncharacterized protein LOC124167200, with translation MKEWVVVEFAETKECKAIPSSWLSESKEECFFPPSSLPEREVRFYIKSCVAAKKEWPQYQVRHFAQSITGEFIKAVELEKDAVDTSDVDAHRPLGRGYRKRKAAIIDSDEERFTKKTPGRIRRNFSDSDDSSPERCERRISTMTPPVFSPSQRASPSPPASCLKTEEGGTTRREVISEDFLQYLTRIEKTQLEILKEIRALKRAKPNCQMPDERDNELLLSWKFPMDTMEEFDALEVELLKKPFHAALTVELCRRGGNNITEGVFGMLYYLFTNNLGRRFSFFGHSKMSTKKIQFSATRTCACIIDAFGCKPTLKEYGYKDIKDKAIDWFRHAESRHKRGEERKKNCK